A stretch of DNA from Schizosaccharomyces osmophilus chromosome 2, complete sequence:
CTTTAATGCCATCTTTTCAGTGAGATGGAGGTTGgcaacaaacaaattctAAAACTAGCAAATTAGATATATAAATgtctttattaaaaatcCTTATCTACCGACTATAAAACGGAAATTGGAAACGAAACTTGATTGAATTCGAATTCTCTAAACCATATTAAACCAGTAACGCAACGGCTAAAAAGCAAGTGGCCGCCATCATCAAAGACAAAGGCTTCGTAGAAGATCCCTTGGACTCGTGAGAACCAGTAGGTTTGCTGGTAGAGTAAGCAGTGCTTGTTGAATCAGCAGTAAAGGTGGAAGAGCCGCTCGTATAGGTTCTGTGATGCGTAGAaactgaagaaaatgttgttggtgaagcaaaagaagagcTAGATGAAAGTGAGTCGGACAATGAAGATGTTGGATACGAgacagaagaagaatagaTACTCGTAGGTGTTcccaaaaacttttcaaaggaagTCAAGCTAGCCTCTGGATAATAGACTTGAGGCATACCAGTAGTTATTGTAACTGGTAAAGTACCAGAAGAACCCACAGTAGCAGTTGTATTGCTTAAAACTTCACGAACTACGGTTCCTTCGTCAAAGTTGGAACTGACATCGTAAGCAACCTTGTCGGAATTTGACTCAAAGTTTGTGTAGACGCCAAGAACGTCTCCCTTTTGAACGAATGAATAACGTAGTTCATTGTTTAAAAACTGGTGATTTGTTGTCGTCCATTTATCATTGTCATGCATAGCTTGTTTACGCAAAGCGACGACCGTACGAATTAACTGATAATTAGGTGAGCTAATGTTATAACCGTAATTCCACAAAGCTTCACGATTATCAGACGTACCGGCACCACCAGTCAGGTGCTGTTCTTGTccataataaataatggGAATGCCAGTATGGAGTAAAAGAAACACGATGGCACCTTTGTTTTGCGAGGCATCATCCGTAATGTAGGGATAACGGGGTAAATCatggttttccaaaaagttaGCGACAGTAGACATATCTTGACCGGAACAAGCCTGCTGAAACTGAGTATCAATTTGTTGAAGGTATTGGAAAGCAGCTCCGGTATTATTGAAAGCAAATTCGATTCCTTGTCGAATTGGATAGCTGGTAATGCTATCGATTTGGTGGCGAACAGAGCAGGAAATGTCAGGGTTATAGGAAAACATCTCACCAACGGAGAAAACACCAGCAGACTTAAGATAATCGGGAAAGAAGTTGGGGTTCATTTGCTTAATGGCGTCCACACGGATACCATCAATACCATAGCGCTGAACAACATCGTGAATATGTTCATTCAGATAACTAGAAACTTGCTTAGATTCGAGATTCAAATCGGCGAGGATGATTTCATCATCACCAGCCCAGCAATCTTCAATCTCGGAATTATTGGTGCTGGCATAATCGATCCAGCAGAAAGGATGGAAGTAATCAGATGAATTGAAAGGATGAAGATTAGAATAGGTGATATTCTCAGGGGGACCAGGAATAGCCATGGAGTTGGCAAGGGCATCGAACATGACCCACATATCACGATTATGCATATCATTAATAAGATCAATTAAATCGTCTTCGGAACCCCAATGATCGTTCAAGCGAGTAAAATCGCTGTTCCAGTAACCGTGATACGACTCACCGTCTTCGCCATACGTACCTTCGACATTTTTATCGATAGGAGACATCCAAACAGCATTGAAACCCATCTCCTGAATGTAATCCAGCTTGGATTGAATGCCTTTCCAAGTACCACCGCAGTACTTGCCAGAACCCTTTTGACACTCAGGGTTCGAAGTATCGTTGACGGCAAAACGATCCGTCAAAATTTGATAAACAACACGGTCTCGCCATTCTTCAGCGGTTTTTGCCAGACCTTGCTGCACTCCGCTGAAAACACCTAAGGCAAGTAACGAAAAGTGTAACAATCCCATTTCAAATGACAGAAAtcacaaatgaaaatgcaaaaaaatgaaaagaactttgaaaatgaacgagGAATGAAACTAAAGGAGAATCAAACCAATGCAATGCGAAAGAAAACTGGATGCGAATGCGAATgcaaggaaaaaagatgaaaaagaaatatgcaaaaatgaaaagaaatcaaacGAATCCAAATAAATGCagaaccaaaagaaaaagtttccTAAAAGATGAGGatattgaaagaaaaaataaaaggagAGAAAAATGATTTAAAGAATAGACatatatttgaaaagaaagaaataaaaagagaaaagaattaaGAAACGTCTCGGGGATAAACCCAGCTATTGAGCCAAATAAGCGAAGACTGTAAGTACCAACAAAACTTGTCCATTTGGAGCCAAAGCAGTCCTTTTATAGCTTTGAAGGATGGTGATTTTCAATCGGAAAAAAGGCTGGTATCATTTGTGAagcgtaaacaaaactcCAATCATGAACTAAAAGTAAGACGAAGGAAGAACTATTTCATTCGGGCCGAGTTATTCGGTTTTATCGAAGCGACCGAATCCCGGTTGCATTGGATTTCTCAAACCGAAAGGATACCTCGTAATAGTAGTTAAAGTAATAATACCTAAAAGAAAGTAGCAATCTGAACAAATGggatttttgtttttgtaaacaattcCTTATTCAAGGGTTCCCTAAAGAAACTTGGCTCCAAGTCTATATTATAAACATTGTAAACACAAACAAGAGCAATAGGCCGACCGGAAAATCGTCTGGAatcctttgaaaatgaaatttttccatattcTTACCGCGACGTTAAATCCTCGGAGAACAGACAAAAACCGAACCACCAACCATGGACCAGAaacagcaaaaaaagaaagaatgatGAAGGTATGGATGCAATCACAAAACAACAAGTAGTTCAATTAGAGAATCGTTAGTTTTGCGTTATTCGTCCTGTGTAGTCCTTGATAAAACGAAAAACGAAGAGAAATCATAGCGTCGCGTCGCGTCGCGTCGCTTTTAGTAGCAAGAAATCCTCCAGAACTATAGTTGCGAATCCACTGTCATTTAAAAGCTCCTtagaagaatttcaaatgttttataaataaataaacgatAGGAATGTGTGGAGCGAGGTTTCATACATTTAAGTCGCGTGTCGACGAGTTTCCCTTCATGTAACGAGTATTTGCTGAAGTTTGTACTGGCAGAGTATGCTCGGACCTAAAGTCATAAttaggaaacaaagaacaaagaaacgaaTCGAAACGACAGATGTTGGAATGGTTTTGTGTAATACGGtacattttgaaaaactacTAGCAACGAGTTCCCGAATTCGGTATATGGTAAACATCGCTTTCCGTAAAGACAGCAACTAAGgatggtttgtttattgtcGTCACCtagtaaacaagaaaaggcCAAGTCCATATTGAAAGGAAGGATCCAACAGAAGGAATATACTGAtgtttcttcatttaattCCTTTATAATACtgattaaaaataaataactaCCGAAGCCTGCTTCCTCATGCGTATTGACTTATGTTTCCTAGCCTTTAGAACGAACCACTACTACCCTGCCACATAAATCACCATTGTTGGTATTCTTTTCCTACTGTCGGGAGATTGATGGAACTCGAACtgaatttttggaaacggAACTAAAACAAACCAATTTTATACCCTAAATACAGCGAGCGACTAGAATAGTCGCTTCTATGGTGACATATCAACTTACTGACCAGCAAAAGCGAGAATTGCAAGTACAAGATTCCATCATTGATGGAAAACAACTAAAAAAAAGCCTTATCAAGcttagaaaagaaaaaaaagatgcgGATTTGAAACCTTTTCTACGAGGAATCCAGCTATCGTCCTTATGCATGCCTCGTTCCAATAATGATGTTGCTCGAGACAAAAGGGACATCGATGAGCTGAGGGAAAAAAGTCTCTATGATGGGGTTCAGCTATTGCCTTCTATGGCAGGTGTATCCGACGATAGTCAACTTCAGGAAAAAGCGgaagacaaaaaagcaaaaaaccaattaaGCGCCATCataaacattctttttactgTAGTGGGGACCACATTTGCAGTGTGGTATTGCACATCTTCTTTTCGAATAGAAAACGTATGCTGGTGACAATGATCCATTCGAATACTAACTGTTTTATAGAGAGTGGCTATATGTGGATTTTCATCTCTCTTGGTCCTAATTGCTGATACATTTCTTTACATTCGGTTTCTTACTTTACCACCCGTACAAGCGCCAAAGCGTGCTAGAGGTGAAGTTATCTATACGTGGAGTACCAAAGATCCACTTGACCAAGACGACCAGattttatcatttttaaaCAGTCCTGTCCcaataaaagagaaaaagaataattaGGTTCTAtccaaaattgaagaaaggCAAATTCGGTTTTGCAATGGATTGCAGTAACCCTAAATGGTCATCTGCTTGGGTTGTATTTAACTTTCTTCTAAAGGCTGAGGCATTGCAGTTTGCTCAACCGATAGAGCACTTGGTGTTACAATGATATGCTATTTAATTCGCTTACCAAAGACGTTGAGGTGTTTGCGTTTTTGCATGGTgcagtttttttttgtcttgtGTCTCTAAAATGTTTTGTGTATTTTAGCATTTCATTCACGCCGAATTTGATTTACAAAGGCAACTAATATAAAGCATTATGGGGATACTACTGTTATGTTGGCAGCTGCCGTGTAGAGTCCTTGCGTTTTGTTctatcttctttttacgTTTGAATGTACATCCATTtatcaagaagaaaattctcTGCTTTAGTTGAGAAAAGTTGACTCAAATCCGTAAAGACAATTTACTTGGAATATCTTactgtttttgaaaaatcattcGTTTGCTTCAAACCTGGATTGCTTCTACTTATATTTTGTATTACTCTACTCATCCCCATCGGTCAGTGAAACACGCGTACTATatcctttctattttaaaaaataggAGAATGTGACTAGCAATTCTCCTATCGCGAATGCTGTTATTGTTAATGAACttcattaaaaatgaaaagcttaATTATTGCTCGTTTGTCATAAATCTCGTTACTATCATGTCATATTTTCCTTAATTAGCTGGTTCAAACATATGCTTGTTGCCTTGATTCACAACCTTGTTTCCGGTTTTAGTAGCCTTTTGAGCCTCTTCCTCAGTAGACTTTTCAATCCGAGCTCCCAATTCGGGATGGACTCTACCGAATACCTTATATTGTCTTTGTCGTACCACGGGAACTGCTTTGGAAAGATGGCCTGCAACATTTTTGACAAAGTTGTCTTGTTGACCAGGTTGTTTTCCTAAAACCCTCTCCCAGAAAGCTCTAGGCTGCTCAAAGTCAACATCGGTAATTTCATCCATATGATAAGTAACTTCACCAACCCACTTTTCGTGATTCTCGTTAGGCTCATGATATTCCTTGGCCAAAGGTTGTAATGATGAAGGGTAGTTGGGCATACTACCTTGATTATCAGTAACATTCATGGGTCCATCACGAGAATAATTAAAGACAGGGCATCTAGGCTTGTTCACGGGAATTTGCTCAAAGTTAGCACCCAAGCGATGACGATGAGTATCAGGGTAACTGAAAGTGCGAACTTGCAAGACTGGGTCAGGAGAAACATCCACACCTGGTAGCATATGAGAGGGAGAAAAAGCAGCTTCTTCAATGTCGGTAAAGAAGTTTTCAGGGTTTTTGTCCAAAGTCATACGGCCGACTTCATGCATGGGAACATCTTTGTGAGGCCATACCTTGGTAAGGTCGAAGGGGTTGTATTTAAACTTTTCAGCATCCTCAGGTGTCATAATCTGTACATAAAGAGTCCAGCTGGGATAATCACCACGATCAATTGCTTCAAACAAATCTTGTCGTCCAAACTCTGGGTTTATTCCGAACATCTCAGCAGCCTCTTCATTCGTCATACTCTTGGTTCCCTGGTTGCTAAGGAAGTGCCATTTGCAATAATAAAATTCGTTCTTATCATTGACAAACTTGTACGTGTGACTAGAAAAACCATTCATAAATCGATATCCATAAGGTGTACCTCCGAGGtcagaaaaaagaatcatgaCCTGATGAGTGGATTCTGGATTTTGAGATAAGTAATCCCAATAAGCGGTATTGTCCCGTAGGGCACTTTGGGGGTCTCTTTTCTGAGAATGGATGAACACGGGGAATTTAGCAGGGTCacgaatgaagaaaataggAGTATTGTTTCCAACCATATCGAAAATACCATCTTCAGCATAAAACTTAAGGGCAAATCCTCGAGGGTCACGGAAGGTGTCCGGAGAACCTTGTTCACCACTGACCTGGGAAAATCTTGCTAACATGggagttttctttccaacTTTATTgaacattttcaattttgtgAATTTCGTAATATCCTTTGTTACCTCAAAGGTGCCAAATGCACCGGAACCTTTGGCATGCACGACACGTTCGGGAATCCTTTCACGGTCAAACTTTTGGTACAGATCAATCAAATGGAAATCCTGCAATAGAATAGGACCTCCTTTACCGATACGAGCACTAGCAAGTGAATTGTAAATAGGACATCCCGTACTAGTGGTGTACACTGGGGCACTTTCGCCTTGTACTAACTTCTTAGCTTCCTCTAGCATTTTGATAAGCTATTAATGGTAAATACGATGATTAAATGTAGAAGCGCCCGGCAACTTACATATAAATCGCTTGTAAATTGAAAACGTAATTCTTAAACTGCTgtacttttgtttaatgTTAAAATTTGTCATTCCAATGTATAATTACAATGCATATGATTGGAAATTATTAGGTAACCGATAATTATGTCAGTAGTGGCGAGCGcattataaaagaaatcaagagCTTATAGTTGACTTGCACAGACATCTTTATAAAGTGGATTGATTGTTGATATCAACATCCGTTCAGGGTTTTTACAGCTCAATTACCGTTGGAAGTATGCTCCTGTGACTCTAGCATTGTTTTAAAACGGATTGCTGTATGTTTACATATGCGGTCATGTCATCTATTATCATTTTATCATAGAAAGCGTCCCTTTTACGAATGAACGGTTCGTTCCATATACCATTTGTATAGGAATATCCTGTGGAGTTCAGCGAATTGCTCTTGTAGCTCAGTGGTAGAGCGCTTGCCTAGTAAGCAAGAGGCCCAGTGTTCGAGTCACTGCTGGagcatttttttattttattttgagataaaataaaggatTGAACAACGATTGTAAGACTTTATATTTAAGCAACAATGGTGTTTTAAAActaattaaataaatgaattgattgttgttgttttctttgatcATTTAATTCCAATTTGGAAACgtgttttcttcatttttcacTATCCTATCCTCTTTGACAATCTTTATGCGTTCACAAATCCCATATAGTTTGATACAATTATTGTCTatccttttgtaaattgTTTATAAGACTGTTAAGAAGCcgaaattctttttttgcaatttttattcgttttttttttgtgaaattGGAAtgtaataaacaaaagtaacATGCGTCAGGTAACAAACATATGATCAGAAAATGTTTTGCTCACGTTGAATTTTTAGTGAAAGCCAgacataaagaaaaaactaaTAAATAGACAAAAATGACACCGCCAGtagaaaatggaaaccaaaaagatgGGATGTTTGGGATTAGCCGTCGAAGATCCCGAATTGAACCTCCTCCTACTGAATTCCTGAATGAATTGAGACCTGAAATAGAGTCTatcaaggaagaaaatgaatcaaaCAATTTTATCAAACAGAAAAACGAATATCTTATATCTTCCAATGAGTTGGATAATAGCGGTGCGCCTAGTTTTACAGATGTGTCCACTCACTCCAAAAATGACAATGCAAATATGATTCCTCCCAAGCGATCGATCGCTTTAATTTTGGTGAATAGTATCATGTCCGACATGTCTTTTGGTGTGGCTTTACCAACATCTCCTTCCTATACTCAAAAGCTTGGTGGTACGGACGCGTTTTCTGGCTTAGTAGTGGGAATTCCAACTCTCATTTCATTATTGTTGCTTTATCCAATGCTGAAATTTGCAACACCAAAGTCTGCGAAGGGATACACGTTGTATTATCGACCAATGTTAGTTTCTGTCTTCGCTCACAGTGTTGGGCATTTGATGTATTGCATGGCCGATCAAGCAAACTGGCTGTATTTAATTCTCATTGGTCGTATGTTTAATGGTATAGGGTTTACCATGTTTTTGTATCATAAAAAGTACGCGACAGACAAATTACTTGTCGGACACAACCGCCGAACGTTTCTCGCAACGTTGAACATTCTGGCACAAACCTTGGGTTTTATGGCTGGTCCTTTCTTGGGTGGTATTTTGGCGAAAGGTACAAGAAAGTTGGATAATCGTGTTTTTAATCAATACACTGGTGGCTCATGGGTTATGATGTATATatggattctttttggtGTGTTTTTGGTCattttttacaaagaagTATATCCGAAAGACGATCGTACGGTATTGGAAAAGCCTGTTGACGTTGATGAAAATAGTGGTCCATTGTCACTTAAAcatatttatttgcttACTTTTCTTGGATTAGCTGCTTTTGTGTCGTATTTTAATATTTCTGGCTATCAAACCAGTATACCAATTTACGCGAGTAAGTTGTACAATTATAATGCTTACCAGTCTGgtaattttatttcactAGCAGCATTGGTCATTTCTCCATTTGTCTTTTTAAGCACCTTTCTTTCACGCTGGTTGGAGGATCGACATATCATGCTAATTGGATTTACTATTGGAATCATAGCTCTCGTTTTACACCTTATTTTGGATGCTGTTCACAAAATTCCTGTCCAAGCGTACTTTGTGTTCTATTCAGTAATGATGTATGGATTTAGCATTGGTTCGGCACCTTTGGTTTCACTAGCTTCTAAACAAATGCAACCCAAATATCATGTTTTGAGCAGTGTACTATTCCAAGTTGGATTGTCCCTTTCCAACACTGTTGGTGCAATATGTGGTGGTGCTATTTACAGCATCACAACAGTTGGTTTTATAGGTCTTTGTATTGGGCTATCTGTTGTTTCATTTATACAATTTTTGACTTTGTGGAATTCTATGAAGTTGAAGTTGAATTAAGTACACCTCAAGATCAGCAGGCTTGACAACTTGGTGCGTTTCCTTTGTCATTTGTGAGCGGTTGGGTGTGGTTCAGggtatttttttttttttttttttttttttttttttttttttttggaacgTTTCGGAACACGATTGGATTTCCATACACGCGTTGCGcaatttgtatttttcccAATTTGGGGAGGCGGGAAAGGgtcttttgtctttgacCTTTTCAACATGGATTAACTGGCGATTTAAAATTCGTCATCCATCGCAAGAAATCAACGTGTATCAAGAAGAATGTCTTACTTCTCGCACGAGTTATGGATACAtcattcaaattcatttcatgGAAAGCCATGCTCACAGCGAAGTATACTCAATTGGTAGAGAGAGTTTATGGAAGTTTGAAGGATGCCcgaaagcaaaaataaaatttagaATATAAAAAGGTAATGTGGTATTATGGGTTTCGGTTATTATTTATAGACTTCagcatttttattaaaaataagatACAATGTTTATGTCAAAATATTCCTTCGGTCTTAGTGTTCGTTACACTCAATTCATGGGCTTTAGTCGCTCTGGATCTATTTGGATACCATCAGCTAAGAAAATATGTCTTTACTTTGCTCAAAAAGAGTGACACTTTTCGCTAAGTTATAAATTTGCTTCCCTTAGTTTACCGAAAACCTTTGTAGGTGGTCGAcatgttgttttttgaaggatatatatattatcTAGATAAACAATCGAAAAGTGGTGAATGTAAGGAAGTAATGTCTTCTTGATATATCTGAAAATTTGTCGAGGCATTGGTTAATCCAAACGACATGaccaaaaatttataaGCTCCAAATGGTGTTTTCAAGGCTGTTTTATGTTCGTCACCTTCTTAAATCCTGAGTAAATGATAAGCTTCCTTTAAGTCTAAAGTACTGAAAACTTTAGCCGAGCATAGACAATTAACAATGTCTTCAACGTTGGGTAGAGGATAATTGTCTCTCTTGGTAATTGCATTTGAAGGTCTATAATTGACGACCATCCGGTATTGATCTGTTCCCTTCTTTGGAACTAATTATGGAGTACACATACAATTTAAGGAACTTTCTCTTATTTGTCCCTTACCCGATAAATCTTGGATTTTATCTTTGATTGTCGACAACCGACAACTCCTTTTGTGTATAGCGCCTAAGTCTTGGTGTATTATCGGGCAATTCCTGTGTCAATTCAATTGTCAGGTCCTTCCATGAATGATATGTCTTAGGAGTATTTTCAAAGACGTCTTTATTAGTTGAACTATTTTGTTCTTCAATGTTTGTTCGAAGTaaagttttcaaatccttcGGTCTCTTCAAAAGTAATCAACCCAACATTGCTTTAATTTCAAGAGACGGAGTAAAATAAACGTTTCGTATAGTTTCTGGTTAACTATTGTTACCGGTAATGTTAGATTTCCTTTAACGTTCACTAGGCCTTTTGTTATGCTCATAAACTATTTAGGCGTAATTTGCTTTGCAAAGTCTTCTCTGAGAATTGATACATCGGCGCCTGTATCTATAAAAGCTGTAATCGGTAAATTTGCTATTTCAGGTTTTCGAAGAGGCAAACTTTGCTCCTAAAAGGATCCTGATGAGTTTTCCGTTCAAACTGTGCGTATATAGGTATGTTCGTCCTATTGCTTCTGCCTTTGCTAACTAGTCATTCATGAGaacttgtttttggtttcaatttttgataATTATTGGTACGTTCGTTTCTATAGCAATCGGAGTGTAAGGTAAAAGCCGTTGCCTTTCTATACGTTTCCTTGTCGAGTGTCTATCCATTTATGTACTTAATAAACATCAAGTTCGCCAAGcttttttggttaattATTATGAGATAGGACCAAGCCagaatttttctctttcgttaaaaataatttggTTAAAGGCATTCGTAAAATATCTTTGGGATCCGGGCATTTTTGATCTGCCTTTGGCAGCTTTCTGGAGAATTGGAATAAAGGAAAGCGATTTTTGCTCGTTCTTCAGTCAATACATCTGGTAAACAATCCAATACACTTTCAATTATCCTTCTGAAAGTCTTTGTCGGAACTTCTGATGgttcaaatttttccaGATTTATGTTAGAAACCATTAGTAAATATGCATTGTCTCTTGGTTTTTATGCCTCATATAGAAGTTCCATAAATTTGAACGGTTCAAATGTTTAAAGATCTTCATCAGTTTCCATATGGTTGagtctttttttgtaaccTTTAATAAATTCCACTCAGGAGAGTgag
This window harbors:
- the aah1 gene encoding cell wall alpha-amylase-like protein Aah1: MGLLHFSLLALGVFSGVQQGLAKTAEEWRDRVVYQILTDRFAVNDTSNPECQKGSGKYCGGTWKGIQSKLDYIQEMGFNAVWMSPIDKNVEGTYGEDGESYHGYWNSDFTRLNDHWGSEDDLIDLINDMHNRDMWVMFDALANSMAIPGPPENITYSNLHPFNSSDYFHPFCWIDYASTNNSEIEDCWAGDDEIILADLNLESKQVSSYLNEHIHDVVQRYGIDGIRVDAIKQMNPNFFPDYLKSAGVFSVGEMFSYNPDISCSVRHQIDSITSYPIRQGIEFAFNNTGAAFQYLQQIDTQFQQACSGQDMSTVANFLENHDLPRYPYITDDASQNKGAIVFLLLHTGIPIIYYGQEQHLTGGAGTSDNREALWNYGYNISSPNYQLIRTVVALRKQAMHDNDKWTTTNHQFLNNELRYSFVQKGDVLGVYTNFESNSDKVAYDVSSNFDEGTVVREVLSNTTATVGSSGTLPVTITTGMPQVYYPEASLTSFEKFLGTPTSIYSSSVSYPTSSLSDSLSSSSSFASPTTFSSVSTHHRTYTSGSSTFTADSTSTAYSTSKPTGSHESKGSSTKPLSLMMAATCFLAVALLV
- the vph2 gene encoding ER membrane V-ATPase assembly factor Vph3, whose protein sequence is MVTYQLTDQQKRELQVQDSIIDGKQLKKSLIKLRKEKKDADLKPFLRGIQLSSLCMPRSNNDVARDKRDIDELREKSLYDGVQLLPSMAGVSDDSQLQEKAEDKKAKNQLSAIINILFTVVGTTFAVWYCTSSFRIENRVAICGFSSLLVLIADTFLYIRFLTLPPVQAPKRARGEVIYTWSTKDPLDQDDQILSFLNSPVPIKEKKNN
- a CDS encoding catalase; the encoded protein is MLEEAKKLVQGESAPVYTTSTGCPIYNSLASARIGKGGPILLQDFHLIDLYQKFDRERIPERVVHAKGSGAFGTFEVTKDITKFTKLKMFNKVGKKTPMLARFSQVSGEQGSPDTFRDPRGFALKFYAEDGIFDMVGNNTPIFFIRDPAKFPVFIHSQKRDPQSALRDNTAYWDYLSQNPESTHQVMILFSDLGGTPYGYRFMNGFSSHTYKFVNDKNEFYYCKWHFLSNQGTKSMTNEEAAEMFGINPEFGRQDLFEAIDRGDYPSWTLYVQIMTPEDAEKFKYNPFDLTKVWPHKDVPMHEVGRMTLDKNPENFFTDIEEAAFSPSHMLPGVDVSPDPVLQVRTFSYPDTHRHRLGANFEQIPVNKPRCPVFNYSRDGPMNVTDNQGSMPNYPSSLQPLAKEYHEPNENHEKWVGEVTYHMDEITDVDFEQPRAFWERVLGKQPGQQDNFVKNVAGHLSKAVPVVRQRQYKVFGRVHPELGARIEKSTEEEAQKATKTGNKVVNQGNKHMFEPAN
- a CDS encoding transmembrane transporter, encoding MTPPVENGNQKDGMFGISRRRSRIEPPPTEFLNELRPEIESIKEENESNNFIKQKNEYLISSNELDNSGAPSFTDVSTHSKNDNANMIPPKRSIALILVNSIMSDMSFGVALPTSPSYTQKLGGTDAFSGLVVGIPTLISLLLLYPMLKFATPKSAKGYTLYYRPMLVSVFAHSVGHLMYCMADQANWLYLILIGRMFNGIGFTMFLYHKKYATDKLLVGHNRRTFLATLNILAQTLGFMAGPFLGGILAKGTRKLDNRVFNQYTGGSWVMMYIWILFGVFLVIFYKEVYPKDDRTVLEKPVDVDENSGPLSLKHIYLLTFLGLAAFVSYFNISGYQTSIPIYASKLYNYNAYQSGNFISLAALVISPFVFLSTFLSRWLEDRHIMLIGFTIGIIALVLHLILDAVHKIPVQAYFVFYSVMMYGFSIGSAPLVSLASKQMQPKYHVLSSVLFQVGLSLSNTVGAICGGAIYSITTVGFIGLCIGLSVVSFIQFLTLWNSMKLKLN